In the Bacillus sp. SM2101 genome, TTATCGAGAGTATATTTGGTATTCCTGGGTTAGGTAGCCACTTCGTTCGGTCGATTACAGATCGTGATTATACAACGATTATGGGTGTAACTGTGTTTTATAGTATATTGTTACTCGTTTCAATCC is a window encoding:
- a CDS encoding ABC transporter permease subunit, which encodes IESIFGIPGLGSHFVRSITDRDYTTIMGVTVFYSILLLVSILLVDILYGLIDPRIKLAQEKGD